A genomic window from bacterium includes:
- a CDS encoding TraM recognition domain-containing protein → MEAPLFIFLAIVVSVLVGLAANKSKYHAERSAYLLKAHKERLNEERRRVLDCESLVASFRITYRYLGSLEIPTKEIDQMIEDGATPYEVGERLVQCLKMPGFINLGPTLDRPLGMLLSPHLRNHHIYMVGKSGIGKTNLMRHMILQDLASGSGFGVLAPEFELIRDQILPHIPQNRLKDVIYFDPTDTDCPVVMNPLHRDPGDNIDILVDEVFTILQRIVGEGGPRMDEILRNCLYALIERPGSTLEDIERLLDREDPTLRNEMIQTTDRERIRKFFATTYLQFPKDAHLPITNRIGRFVGADVVRSCLCPPKDTDLSPAEVSKRLLNIRRAMDDKKILLFNVSDGLLGSAASQLIGQFIVSKFQTATMSRANVPEDERVPFYLYLDEFQNFCGTASESYEKMLSRSRKYKLGLILAHQQTHQIPPALLREVFGNVSTLIAFQISHGDANVLAKNLGTLPSLARSIESGSHISNDSDPAQRLTHLPRGVCFCRSGLETLTVQVPLVSENGSKDIRDRAIEHSRNSYGISRRSLDKHNKKPQLPPSTLRDIDPGNVFE, encoded by the coding sequence ATGGAAGCACCTCTCTTTATCTTCTTGGCGATTGTTGTAAGCGTTCTTGTGGGACTGGCCGCAAACAAATCCAAGTACCATGCTGAACGGTCGGCCTACCTCCTTAAAGCACATAAAGAGCGTCTCAACGAGGAGCGAAGACGGGTCCTTGACTGTGAGTCATTGGTTGCCTCATTTCGGATCACCTACAGATACTTAGGCTCTCTGGAGATTCCAACCAAAGAAATCGATCAGATGATTGAGGACGGGGCCACGCCATACGAGGTTGGGGAGCGCCTAGTACAGTGCCTGAAAATGCCTGGATTTATAAATCTCGGGCCCACCCTTGACCGGCCCCTAGGAATGCTCTTATCTCCTCATCTTCGTAATCACCATATCTACATGGTCGGGAAGTCCGGCATTGGGAAGACCAATTTGATGAGGCATATGATTCTGCAGGACCTTGCCTCGGGATCTGGTTTCGGCGTCTTGGCACCGGAATTTGAGTTGATTCGCGATCAGATTTTGCCCCATATCCCCCAAAATCGGCTTAAAGACGTCATCTATTTTGACCCGACCGATACTGACTGTCCAGTTGTCATGAATCCGCTCCATCGCGATCCCGGTGACAACATTGATATACTCGTTGACGAGGTCTTTACCATTCTCCAGCGAATCGTTGGGGAAGGAGGGCCCCGCATGGACGAGATATTGCGGAATTGTTTGTATGCGCTTATCGAACGCCCGGGATCGACGCTTGAGGATATTGAACGGCTGCTTGATCGTGAGGATCCGACGTTACGCAACGAGATGATTCAAACGACTGATCGTGAACGCATCCGAAAGTTTTTTGCGACCACCTATCTCCAATTTCCGAAGGACGCACATCTTCCTATTACAAACCGCATTGGCAGGTTTGTGGGGGCCGATGTTGTGAGAAGCTGTCTGTGTCCGCCGAAAGACACCGACCTTTCTCCAGCAGAGGTATCAAAGCGACTACTCAATATCAGGCGGGCGATGGATGACAAAAAGATTCTTCTCTTTAATGTGTCGGATGGACTGCTCGGTTCGGCTGCCAGTCAGCTCATAGGTCAATTTATCGTATCTAAGTTTCAGACGGCGACAATGAGCCGAGCCAATGTCCCGGAGGACGAACGAGTACCATTCTACTTGTACCTGGATGAATTCCAGAACTTTTGCGGTACGGCGTCTGAATCTTATGAGAAGATGCTCTCTAGGTCTCGTAAATATAAACTTGGACTTATCCTTGCTCACCAGCAGACACATCAGATCCCGCCGGCATTGCTTCGGGAAGTATTCGGCAATGTTTCAACATTGATTGCATTTCAGATATCTCACGGTGATGCCAATGTGCTTGCCAAGAACTTAGGAACACTTCCTTCACTTGCGCGAAGCATTGAATCGGGGTCACATATATCAAATGATTCTGATCCCGCGCAACGCCTCACACACTTGCCACGTGGCGTGTGTTTCTGTCGAAGCGGACTCGAAACTCTCACGGTTCAAGTTCCGCTGGTTTCTGAGAATGGCTCGAAGGATATCCGAGATCGGGCGATTGAGCATAGTCGCAACAGCTATGGCATTTCAAGACGCTCATTGGACAAGCACAACAAAAAGCCCCAGTTGCCACCGAGTACGCTGAGAGATATCGATCCAGGAAACGTGTTTGAATGA
- a CDS encoding Ig-like domain-containing protein, with protein MKRLLGCGAITMFLVATQFSCGEDAKSPNSPTVDTTPPTVTNTSPQTSATNVATNSSIVATFSENMNPATFTNSSISLTGGILGTVSYTNREATLAPAALLSANTQYTVTISNSVEDEAGNAMAAPHTWSFTTADNPAVPCDIVFNRRDVSGAWNVTRVYCDGSGIAQLTNTGSVDWPRWSQDGQKLIYSLNQSGCYELWTMDADGSNKFQVYAGTSPCLAYGNHEWAPDGTKIAVHATGATESMYVINTNSTGLTLLSDSAEMALWKGDGSKLAIVKSGRIVISNPDGSGQQTVFSPGNHRYVKSVIGWKGLSDSVLFVSRDSLGSGDSLVTVRSDGSGYRNWAACEFANDDVAITASGNRVVYVRSGILYVQSLSTGIEQVIPVSLPTFRDIAISEDESWVAVRSSANNDADIVLFHFDGSGQVNITNSPTFKEVGPCFRPGQ; from the coding sequence ATGAAACGATTGTTAGGTTGTGGCGCCATCACCATGTTTCTGGTAGCCACCCAATTCTCCTGTGGAGAAGACGCCAAGAGCCCCAACTCGCCAACTGTTGACACAACCCCGCCAACGGTCACGAATACCAGTCCGCAAACTTCAGCGACGAATGTAGCGACCAACTCTTCGATTGTCGCCACCTTCTCTGAAAACATGAACCCTGCGACATTCACTAACTCCTCGATTTCGCTCACAGGCGGTATCTTGGGAACCGTGAGCTACACAAACAGAGAAGCGACTCTTGCACCGGCGGCTCTTCTATCAGCAAATACGCAATACACTGTCACAATTAGTAATTCTGTGGAGGACGAGGCTGGCAACGCAATGGCAGCTCCTCATACATGGTCTTTCACCACGGCCGACAATCCAGCCGTTCCTTGCGACATTGTTTTCAATCGACGTGATGTCAGCGGAGCATGGAATGTCACTCGCGTGTATTGCGATGGTTCAGGAATTGCTCAACTAACAAATACAGGATCTGTTGATTGGCCCAGGTGGAGTCAGGATGGTCAGAAGCTGATCTATTCGCTCAATCAATCGGGCTGCTACGAACTTTGGACAATGGATGCAGACGGAAGTAATAAGTTCCAGGTTTATGCTGGTACTTCACCCTGTCTCGCTTACGGAAACCATGAGTGGGCACCGGATGGTACAAAGATCGCCGTGCATGCCACTGGTGCCACTGAATCGATGTACGTGATCAACACTAACAGTACTGGCCTAACTTTGCTATCAGATAGTGCCGAAATGGCATTGTGGAAAGGCGATGGCTCGAAGCTAGCGATAGTCAAATCTGGACGTATAGTCATATCCAACCCGGATGGTTCAGGGCAACAGACCGTTTTCAGTCCTGGCAATCATCGTTACGTGAAGTCAGTCATTGGTTGGAAAGGATTAAGCGATTCTGTCCTTTTTGTTAGTCGCGACAGCCTAGGTAGTGGTGACAGTTTAGTCACTGTAAGGTCAGATGGTTCGGGCTATAGGAATTGGGCTGCCTGTGAGTTTGCAAATGATGATGTAGCTATCACAGCCTCAGGGAATCGTGTTGTTTATGTCAGATCAGGCATACTGTATGTGCAGTCTCTCTCGACGGGGATTGAACAGGTCATCCCAGTTTCTTTGCCAACTTTTCGGGACATTGCGATATCTGAAGACGAGTCGTGGGTAGCGGTGAGGAGTAGTGCCAATAACGATGCCGATATTGTGCTCTTTCATTTTGACGGTTCAGGCCAGGTTAACATTACTAATTCACCTACTTTCAAAGAAGTAGGGCCTTGCTTCAGGCCAGGTCAGTGA
- a CDS encoding tyrosine-type recombinase/integrase — protein MRQFKTKFSWWSIIRPISKKEPSVAEYGQLSNAQYSLTACEIKALVEAAKSPRDRALIRLFSETGVRRFEAANLLINDVHVNSRMLVIRCGKGRKARQIPLSATLVRELVQLRLTGQFLFENSRGLPLSLRQINRIVASTARTANIRHPNRQRHNLNCHLLRHSFARLWKATGGSIESLSAILGHASVKTTWDTYGTESLIDIQHNYDSTIELMFRRALNDNTLGTTKKAER, from the coding sequence ATGAGACAATTCAAGACAAAGTTCAGCTGGTGGTCAATCATTAGACCAATTAGCAAGAAAGAGCCGTCTGTCGCTGAATACGGCCAGCTGTCAAATGCGCAGTACTCATTGACTGCCTGTGAAATCAAGGCACTTGTGGAGGCTGCCAAGAGCCCTCGCGATAGAGCACTAATTCGACTCTTTTCAGAGACAGGAGTTCGCAGATTTGAGGCAGCCAATCTGCTGATCAATGATGTTCATGTGAACTCGAGAATGCTGGTCATACGATGTGGAAAGGGGAGGAAGGCTCGACAAATTCCATTGTCTGCCACTCTCGTCAGAGAACTTGTGCAACTGAGACTGACAGGTCAGTTCTTATTCGAGAACAGTCGGGGATTGCCATTGTCTCTACGACAGATCAACCGAATAGTGGCCTCCACCGCAAGGACGGCAAATATCCGACATCCCAACAGGCAGAGACATAATCTGAATTGCCATCTCTTGCGTCACTCCTTTGCTCGGCTGTGGAAAGCGACGGGCGGAAGTATAGAATCACTTTCAGCAATTTTGGGTCATGCCTCAGTGAAAACTACTTGGGATACATATGGAACAGAGAGCCTAATAGATATTCAACACAATTACGATTCAACCATAGAACTAATGTTTCGGCGTGCCCTCAATGACAACACCTTGGGGACCACCAAAAAGGCAGAGAGGTAG
- a CDS encoding replication-relaxation family protein — translation MKRNSIETTPIQITDRDKKLLRIVSDYGLVTTEQIRYLLFPSILRARKRLRQLWQHSLLIRIERPTQLGEGTKAKIYRISRKGNRVIGSPGDQPFRAVSSRVISPTFAEHLLSINRFRVCLMRSSEITPGLSLLKWESDRQVKMSAQVQIRDRRLTVPIVPDASFTLWTGNRSFAYFMEMDRGTASLARIRTKLLGYHELFVNPARDRAVPRAGFRVLIVTDSKRRKQRIVDAIRTLPSRVRRPDIFLTAHSQDFGYEAPELVLGPIWTIVSSTRSLLRGQTVIPSIRRSPLCQVNHLCMGQAPS, via the coding sequence ATGAAAAGAAATAGCATAGAAACCACTCCAATTCAGATTACCGACCGCGACAAGAAACTACTTCGGATTGTCAGTGATTATGGCCTTGTCACGACGGAGCAGATTCGGTACTTGCTATTTCCCTCAATTTTGCGAGCAAGAAAACGGCTTCGGCAATTGTGGCAACATAGCCTCTTGATACGAATCGAAAGACCAACCCAACTTGGCGAAGGTACTAAAGCGAAGATTTATAGGATAAGCAGGAAGGGAAATCGCGTCATTGGCTCCCCGGGTGACCAACCATTTCGCGCTGTTTCGTCTCGGGTCATTTCGCCGACCTTTGCAGAGCATCTATTGTCAATCAACCGGTTTCGAGTTTGCCTCATGCGGAGCTCCGAGATCACACCTGGATTGTCCCTGCTGAAATGGGAGTCGGATCGTCAGGTCAAAATGTCAGCCCAGGTTCAGATTCGGGACCGGCGCCTGACCGTGCCAATTGTGCCAGATGCAAGTTTCACCCTTTGGACCGGCAACCGGAGCTTTGCCTACTTCATGGAAATGGATCGAGGAACTGCTTCTTTGGCTCGAATTCGGACAAAGCTACTTGGCTATCACGAGCTGTTCGTCAATCCCGCCCGCGATCGTGCAGTGCCCAGGGCGGGATTTCGGGTCCTGATTGTCACCGATTCTAAGCGGCGAAAACAGCGGATAGTAGACGCAATCCGGACGCTTCCAAGCCGCGTTCGACGGCCAGACATATTTCTGACCGCCCACTCCCAGGACTTCGGCTATGAAGCTCCAGAGCTGGTTTTAGGGCCTATTTGGACCATTGTTTCGAGCACTCGGAGCCTGCTGCGCGGCCAGACGGTTATCCCATCCATTCGACGTTCCCCACTATGTCAGGTAAATCACCTGTGCATGGGCCAAGCGCCATCTTAA
- a CDS encoding helix-turn-helix transcriptional regulator, translated as MTRAATKPLPNQVRFYRRKRNLKLCEVAMAVGLESVSHIAHWERGRKLPSLKNALKLSAIIQCPVEVLFFDLFDSLRDEVRERADNLSTKTKTI; from the coding sequence ATGACCAGAGCAGCAACTAAGCCACTTCCGAATCAAGTCCGCTTCTATAGGCGGAAACGAAATCTCAAATTATGCGAGGTTGCGATGGCTGTTGGCTTGGAGAGCGTTTCTCACATAGCCCATTGGGAGAGAGGTCGAAAATTGCCTTCATTGAAGAACGCGCTCAAGCTCTCTGCGATCATACAGTGTCCGGTCGAGGTACTGTTCTTTGACTTGTTTGATTCATTGCGGGACGAAGTCCGTGAGAGGGCGGATAACTTATCCACTAAGACGAAAACAATATGA
- a CDS encoding recombinase family protein — protein MPQIAIYARKSTESEDRQVLSIDSQIKELQEFAAREKLGKVVVFTESKSAKAPGRPAFNELLKRVSKGEFDRLVCWKLDRLARNPVDGGAVIWAVEEGKIQHIYTPQRRFDNSGNDKFWMQLEFGMAKKYVDDLSDNVKRGLRAKVAQG, from the coding sequence ATGCCACAAATTGCCATTTATGCACGTAAATCAACAGAATCTGAGGATCGTCAAGTCCTCTCGATTGACTCTCAGATAAAGGAATTGCAGGAATTTGCCGCGAGAGAGAAGCTCGGAAAGGTCGTTGTGTTTACTGAATCCAAGTCGGCAAAAGCACCAGGTCGACCGGCCTTCAACGAACTACTTAAGAGAGTCAGCAAGGGGGAATTTGACAGGCTTGTCTGCTGGAAATTGGATCGACTGGCTAGGAATCCGGTCGACGGTGGCGCGGTCATCTGGGCTGTCGAAGAGGGCAAAATCCAACACATATATACTCCCCAGCGACGATTCGACAACAGCGGCAATGATAAATTCTGGATGCAGCTGGAGTTTGGCATGGCGAAAAAGTACGTTGATGATCTGTCCGATAACGTCAAACGGGGCCTTCGCGCTAAAGTGGCTCAAGGTTGA
- a CDS encoding recombinase zinc beta ribbon domain-containing protein has protein sequence MICPITSNGAFALKWLKVDARSPPLGYLNDLITKQVVKDPVRFPLIRNMWDLLLTGEHTPNAIVTIATDEWGLTTRQFKHVGGGPVAYSTVYSIFGNPFYYGKFLWNGELVDGAHEPMITFNEFERAQYLMGRRTQPRPKQKFFAYTGLINCGECGAAVTAENKVNRYGSKYTYYHCTKRKRGTYCLTTGR, from the coding sequence ATGATCTGTCCGATAACGTCAAACGGGGCCTTCGCGCTAAAGTGGCTCAAGGTTGATGCCAGGTCTCCTCCACTCGGCTACCTCAACGATCTTATAACAAAACAAGTGGTGAAAGACCCGGTTCGGTTCCCGCTCATACGAAACATGTGGGATCTATTGCTCACCGGCGAACACACTCCGAATGCTATAGTGACAATCGCGACTGACGAGTGGGGTCTCACAACCCGCCAATTCAAGCACGTGGGTGGAGGCCCGGTAGCCTATTCGACCGTGTATTCCATTTTCGGAAACCCATTCTACTACGGAAAATTCCTCTGGAACGGAGAGTTGGTCGACGGCGCTCATGAGCCTATGATAACCTTTAACGAATTCGAGCGCGCGCAGTATCTCATGGGCCGTCGAACTCAACCGAGGCCTAAGCAGAAGTTCTTTGCATACACCGGGCTTATAAACTGTGGGGAATGCGGAGCTGCCGTTACAGCTGAGAACAAGGTCAATCGATACGGGAGTAAGTACACTTACTACCATTGCACCAAACGGAAGCGCGGTACCTATTGCCTCACAACGGGTCGTTGA